A single genomic interval of Puntigrus tetrazona isolate hp1 chromosome 1, ASM1883169v1, whole genome shotgun sequence harbors:
- the LOC122350383 gene encoding far upstream element-binding protein 2 isoform X2: protein MSEYSAVPPPGAGAALGAGGLKKDAFADAVQRARQIAAKIGGDVTGPPMSNNGGAESYPFAAQKRSLEDGDQPESKKMASDRDNASALSIGAQLAALSQQSVRPSSLTEEYRVPDGMVGLIIGRGGEQINKIQQESGCKVQIAPDSGGLPDRSVSLTGGPEAIQKAKMLLDDIVSRGRGTPPSFHESTNGSGHMQEMIIPAGKAGLIIGKGGETIKQLQERAGVKMILIQDASQGPNMDKPLRIIGDPYKVQQAREMVQEILRERDHPGFDRNEYGSRIGGGIEVPVPRHSVGVVIGRSGEMIKKIQNDAGVRIQFKPDDGTGPDKIAHIMGPPDRCEHAASIINDLLQSIRVREEGGGGPLCPVGPGPGGPGPAGPMGPYNPNPYQPGPPGGPPHGGPPGGQYPQGWGNAYQQWQPQDPSKAAADHNAAWAAYYAQYYQQPGGGAMPGQTPAAQPAAPAPADQSQAAPGAAQPDYTKAWEEYYKKMAAAGGGGGGGGGGAAPAAGGAQAPGAAAAGQTDYSAAWAEYYRQQAAYYGQTGQAAGQPGATPQGQQAQ from the exons ATGTCAGAGTACAGCGCGGTGCCGCCGCCCGGCGCCGGAGCGGCTTTAGGAGCCGGTGGACTCAAGAAAGACGCGTTCGCCGACGCGGTGCAGCGCGCGCGGCAG ATTGCAGCAAAGATCGGCGGAGACGTCACGGGTCCCCCCATGAGCAATAACGGCGGAGCGGAGAGCTATCCCTTCGCGGCACAGAAGCGATCGTTGGAGGACGGAG aTCAGCCCGAGAGCAAGAAGATGGCATCCGACAGAGACAATGCTTCAGCGCTGT CAATCGGAGCCCAGCTGGCTGCCCTTTCCCAGCAGAG tGTACGTCCCTCGTCTCTCACAGAAGAGTACAGAGTCCCCGACGGCATGGTTGGGCTCA TCATTGGTCGAGGAGGAGAGCAGATCAATAAGATCCAGCAGGAGTCTGGTTGTAAAGTTCAGATCGCTCCAG aCAGCGGTGGTCTTCCAGACAGGAGCGTGTCTCTCACCGGCGGCCCTGAAGCCATCCA GAAGGCCAAAATGCTGCTGGATGACATCGTCTCCCGGGGGCGGGGCACCCCGCCATCCTTCCACGAGTCGACCAATGGGAGCGGCCACATGCAGGAAATGATCATTCCGGCAGGGAAAGCGGGTCTCATCATCGGCAAAGGAGGAGAGACCATTAAACAGCTACAG GAGCGCGCTGGCGTGAAGATGATTTTGATTCAGGATGCTTCTCAGGGGCCAAACATGGACAAACCTTTGCGCATCATTGGAGATCCTTACAAAGTTCAG CAAGCGCGTGAGATGGTGCAGGAGATCCTGCGGGAGCGGGACCACCCCGGCTTCGACAGAAACGAGTACGGCTCTCGAATAGGTGGAGGCATTGAG GTGCCGGTGCCGCGTCACTCGGTGGGTGTTGTGATCGGCCGAAGTGGAGAGATGATCAAGAAGATTCAGAACGATGCCGGCGTGAGGATACAGTTTAAACCAG ATGACGGTACCGGTCCAGATAAGATCGCTCACATAATGGGTCCCCCGGACCGCTGCGAACACGCTGCCAGCATCATCAACGACCTTCTGCAGAGCATCAGAGTACGAGAGGAAGGAGGAGGG GGTCCCCTGTGCCCTGTCGGACCTGGCCCGGGTGGACCGGGCCCCGCTGGTCCCATGGGCCCTTACAACCCCAACCCGTACCAGCCCGGGCCCCCTGGTGGACCCCCACA cggGGGTCCTCCTGGCGGTCAGTATCCTCAGGGCTGGGGAAACGCTTACCAGCAGTGGCAGCCGCAAGATCCCA gTAAAGCGGCAGCGGATCATAACGCAGCGTGGGCAGCTTATTACGCACAGTACTACCAGCAGCCCGGAGGGGGCGCCATGCCCGGACAGACGCCCGCGGCCCAGCCTGCCGCTCCCGCTCCCGCTGACCAGAGCCAAGCTGCTCCCGGAGCCGCTCAGCCCGACTACACCAAGGCCTGGGAGGAGTACTACAAGAAGATGG CCGCCgcaggaggaggtggaggaggaggaggtggaggcgCTGCTCCCGCCGCCGGAGGAGCTCAAGCCCCGGGAGCCGCAGCAGCGGGACAGACCGACTACAGCGCCGCCTGGGCCGAGTACTACAGACAGCAGGCCGCTTACTACGGACAGACGGGACAGGCCGCGGGTCAGCCGGGCGCCACACCACAGGGCcagcag GCGCAGTAA
- the LOC122350383 gene encoding far upstream element-binding protein 2 isoform X1, translated as MSEYSAVPPPGAGAALGAGGLKKDAFADAVQRARQIAAKIGGDVTGPPMSNNGGAESYPFAAQKRSLEDGDQPESKKMASDRDNASALSIGAQLAALSQQSVRPSSLTEEYRVPDGMVGLIIGRGGEQINKIQQESGCKVQIAPDSGGLPDRSVSLTGGPEAIQKAKMLLDDIVSRGRGTPPSFHESTNGSGHMQEMIIPAGKAGLIIGKGGETIKQLQERAGVKMILIQDASQGPNMDKPLRIIGDPYKVQQAREMVQEILRERDHPGFDRNEYGSRIGGGIEVPVPRHSVGVVIGRSGEMIKKIQNDAGVRIQFKPDDGTGPDKIAHIMGPPDRCEHAASIINDLLQSIRVREEGGGGPPGPPGTGMPPGGRGRGRGPGNWGPPGGEMTFSIPAHKCGLVIGRGGENVKAINQQTGAFVEISRQPPPNGDPNFKLFTIRGSPQQIDHAKQLIEDKIEGPLCPVGPGPGGPGPAGPMGPYNPNPYQPGPPGGPPHGGPPGGQYPQGWGNAYQQWQPQDPSKAAADHNAAWAAYYAQYYQQPGGGAMPGQTPAAQPAAPAPADQSQAAPGAAQPDYTKAWEEYYKKMAAAGGGGGGGGGGAAPAAGGAQAPGAAAAGQTDYSAAWAEYYRQQAAYYGQTGQAAGQPGATPQGQQAQ; from the exons ATGTCAGAGTACAGCGCGGTGCCGCCGCCCGGCGCCGGAGCGGCTTTAGGAGCCGGTGGACTCAAGAAAGACGCGTTCGCCGACGCGGTGCAGCGCGCGCGGCAG ATTGCAGCAAAGATCGGCGGAGACGTCACGGGTCCCCCCATGAGCAATAACGGCGGAGCGGAGAGCTATCCCTTCGCGGCACAGAAGCGATCGTTGGAGGACGGAG aTCAGCCCGAGAGCAAGAAGATGGCATCCGACAGAGACAATGCTTCAGCGCTGT CAATCGGAGCCCAGCTGGCTGCCCTTTCCCAGCAGAG tGTACGTCCCTCGTCTCTCACAGAAGAGTACAGAGTCCCCGACGGCATGGTTGGGCTCA TCATTGGTCGAGGAGGAGAGCAGATCAATAAGATCCAGCAGGAGTCTGGTTGTAAAGTTCAGATCGCTCCAG aCAGCGGTGGTCTTCCAGACAGGAGCGTGTCTCTCACCGGCGGCCCTGAAGCCATCCA GAAGGCCAAAATGCTGCTGGATGACATCGTCTCCCGGGGGCGGGGCACCCCGCCATCCTTCCACGAGTCGACCAATGGGAGCGGCCACATGCAGGAAATGATCATTCCGGCAGGGAAAGCGGGTCTCATCATCGGCAAAGGAGGAGAGACCATTAAACAGCTACAG GAGCGCGCTGGCGTGAAGATGATTTTGATTCAGGATGCTTCTCAGGGGCCAAACATGGACAAACCTTTGCGCATCATTGGAGATCCTTACAAAGTTCAG CAAGCGCGTGAGATGGTGCAGGAGATCCTGCGGGAGCGGGACCACCCCGGCTTCGACAGAAACGAGTACGGCTCTCGAATAGGTGGAGGCATTGAG GTGCCGGTGCCGCGTCACTCGGTGGGTGTTGTGATCGGCCGAAGTGGAGAGATGATCAAGAAGATTCAGAACGATGCCGGCGTGAGGATACAGTTTAAACCAG ATGACGGTACCGGTCCAGATAAGATCGCTCACATAATGGGTCCCCCGGACCGCTGCGAACACGCTGCCAGCATCATCAACGACCTTCTGCAGAGCATCAGAGTACGAGAGGAAGGAGGAGGG GGTCCCCCCGGTCCTCCGGGCACGGGCATGCCTCCGGGTGGGCGTGGCAGGGGGCGTGGCCCAGGTAACTGGGGCCCTCCTGGCGGAGAGATGACCTTTTCGATCCCCGCCCACAAATGCGGCCTGGTGATCGGCCGAGGCGGCGAGAACGTGAAGGCCATCAACCAGCAGACGGGCGCCTTCGTGGAGATCTCGCGCCAGCCGCCGCCCAACGGCGACCCCAACTTCAAACTGTTTACCATCCGGGGATCTCCTCAGCAGATCGACCACGCCAAACAGCTGATCGAGGACAAGATCGAG GGTCCCCTGTGCCCTGTCGGACCTGGCCCGGGTGGACCGGGCCCCGCTGGTCCCATGGGCCCTTACAACCCCAACCCGTACCAGCCCGGGCCCCCTGGTGGACCCCCACA cggGGGTCCTCCTGGCGGTCAGTATCCTCAGGGCTGGGGAAACGCTTACCAGCAGTGGCAGCCGCAAGATCCCA gTAAAGCGGCAGCGGATCATAACGCAGCGTGGGCAGCTTATTACGCACAGTACTACCAGCAGCCCGGAGGGGGCGCCATGCCCGGACAGACGCCCGCGGCCCAGCCTGCCGCTCCCGCTCCCGCTGACCAGAGCCAAGCTGCTCCCGGAGCCGCTCAGCCCGACTACACCAAGGCCTGGGAGGAGTACTACAAGAAGATGG CCGCCgcaggaggaggtggaggaggaggaggtggaggcgCTGCTCCCGCCGCCGGAGGAGCTCAAGCCCCGGGAGCCGCAGCAGCGGGACAGACCGACTACAGCGCCGCCTGGGCCGAGTACTACAGACAGCAGGCCGCTTACTACGGACAGACGGGACAGGCCGCGGGTCAGCCGGGCGCCACACCACAGGGCcagcag GCGCAGTAA